The window GTGTGCTCTCCACCGGAGTTCTTCTTCACCGGCCAGCTCCTCCGGCGCTCAGCCTTGCTCCGCCGGCGATTCAAGTTTTCCGGTGAGCTCTCAAGATCTTGCCCAaggtggtccattcagattccTGGTTAAGAAGAGGTAAACTAATCAAAACTttaatcaaaatccaaaatataagaaCATATCTAAGAACATGTtcataaaaaaactatatgttCATATCttggatctatatgaatcctaTAAAACTTACTAAAACCTGttgttctaaaattattatctaaatATTAATCTTGAATCAAAAGTTCTATAAGTATATTGATTCTAAAAATTATCTTGAATCTCTAAAATCAGTAAAACTTATTAAAGAAcataaagatctatatgaatcttgattaTAAGAACTTTTGAAATCTTATAAAAGTTTTGTGAAATCCTAAATCCCCTTCCTGGTTTGCAAGCCATTAATAGGCTCTACCTTTCTCCTATATGATTCGGCCTTAAATCCAGATTTGTCTAAAGGATTGAAACCAATAATCAAACCATTGTTTATTCGCATCACCAGCTGTTCCAGCAGGTTGTATAAGTCGTTTATCAATACCATCAAAAACCCAAAGATCAAAACCTTGAATCTCTTGCTGTGCCATTTTCGGCCAGCCTccctgaaaaaaaattaattcagtcaaccaaaataaaataaatattaaaaccaattgattgcatatctttgactgtttttattttctttgtaactgatatgattttataaatgcaatttcgatttttataaatgcattttcgattttatttgactaggcatttaaattttataacctATAGTCCTGTTTTGCATTAATATGACATAAGATGAAATAAATTATAGGTTGATATCATTTGATCTTATTATTGTTTgtcatcttttatttaaattctgATCAGTCTTGATATAAGTTCATTATAGATGTTCATGACTATATAATATGTTCATTATATATTACTATGCACCACAAATttgagtatgttcatgagggggagtgaggaTATAACCCATGATACATGATCATACTAAAATTtgtgaaacatggtccacaacctTGAAAATGATTTTGTGATGATTGAATTATATTCTAGATCATTTTTTGCATAACATCTATTATTCTGAATCATCCATATTGAATTGAACTtggtttagaaattttattagatCATGCTCATATTCTGAACTGACCATTTTCATTCAATTATCATATTGTCTTATTGAAATTGATTATTCATTCTTATGGTAGATAATTCTGATCATGATACCTTGAATTAAATCCTGAAAATTATAATCATTTCTTGTCATGTTTATGATGCATTTTTATATGCTGCATTTTTATATGCTGTTTGACAATGATTGCTTTATATAAATCatccatattatataatacatataaatctttcggaaatataaaaatatatattaaagccATGATCAAAATCTCCATTCATAAATCTGAACATGGAttgatcatattattatgaatcCTCATTCCTTATGGATTAtttgattcagatgtcgaaaatcaacaACCTTGAGTTTGCTGCCCTCAATCTCTCCGGAGATAATTACCTCCAATGGGCACTTGATACCAAAATTCTCTTGAGGTCTAAAAGTCTTGGTGATACTATCACTGAAGACACTGAGCCATCGGTTAAGGATAAATACCAGGCCATTGTGATCATTCGCCATCATCTGGCTAAAGGTCTTAAAGACCAGTACCTCACTATTGAGGATCCTCTGGAACTTTGGACAGAGTTGAAAAACAGATATGATCATCAGAAAACTGTGATCCTGCCAAAGGCCCTTTATGATTGGAGGAACCTAAGAatccaagactataagtctgtggaagAGTACAACTCGGTTATGTTCAAGATAGTCTCCAAGTTGAAATTGTGTGGGGAGACTGTCACTGATGCTGATATGCTGGAGAAAACATTCTCCACATTCCACACCAGCAACATGTTGCTTCAGCAACAGTACCGAGAAAAGGGTTTCTCCACTTATGCTGccttaatctcttgtttgttgcttgctgaacagaacaatgagttactcatgatGAACAGTGAGCTAAGGCCACCTGGTGCTAAAGCATTGCCTGAGGCACATGCGGCCATAGAGCCAAAAGATGAGACTCCAAAAGAGTCATACCGCGGTCGCATGAGAGGCCGTAGAAGATGGCAAGGAAGTAATCGTGGGTTTCAACCACGAGGTCGTGGGTTTCAGCCACGAGGACGTGGATTCCAACCACGAGATCATCTTGGTCGCAGCCGAGGCCGAGGCTATAGCCGAGGTCATCATGCTAGCCATGGGTATAAGTCCGACTTCAAAACCCATGGCTCGACCAAAACTCCTTGCTATCGTTGTGGGATGACCAATCATTGGGCTAACCGATGCAGAACTCCCCAACATCTTGTTAAACTCTACCAAGAGAGCATAAAGGGAAAAGACCCTGTGGCAAATTGGGTCCATCATGATGATGAGAATGATCTAGACCATGAGAATGATCAAGCCGATTATGAGACTTCGGATCTCCTTAAAAGTGGCTGAATATGAAGATTTCGACATCAAGTTGCTTTTGTCTTTGCACTTTGCATTTTTGCTTTGGCTTTATGTCTTTGTTTCCTATGTTCTATGACTTTGGCAATTCTAtctatgaaataaaaattttatttttatatatatgcctTATATAAGTTAAACTTATTAAGAACAACAAAGACAAAACCCATTAAGACATCATTTCTCCCAAATAATATCTATGGTGCTGACTCTTGTCTATTTTTCAGAAATGAAAGAAGACAATGACCTGCTAGTAATAGATAGTGGATCAAGTCACactatattaaaagataaaggATATTTTGCTAACCTTATCTTAAAGAGTGCCAATATCAAAACTATAGCAGACACAGCCAGCCTTATTAAAGGCCATGGCTTGGCTAACTTAATAATGCCTAATGGCACGCATTTAGAAATTTCTAATGCATTATATTCTCTAAATCAAAGAGAAATTTattaagtttcaaagacattcgAATGAATGATCTACATGTGGAAACTAGGGGCAAGGGAAAGAAAGAATTCCTTTTGATTTATAAGAATGCCCAAGGCCATAAagaagtcctagagactatcCCTGCTATATCTATGGGCCTCTATTGTGCCGATATAAAAGTGCTTGAGACAAATGCCACAAAGAATAATGAGTTCAAACAATGGCATGAAAGGCTTGGCCATCCTGGTTCGATCATGATGcgcaaaataattttgaactcAACTGGCtattccttgaaagaaaggaatatTATCCCTAAGAGCCTTACATGTATTCCATGCTCACAAGGGAAATTAATAATAAGGCCATCACCGGTAAAGGAGGTTAAAGAAACATTGAACTTTCTGGAAAGGATACAAGGTGATATATGTGGACCAATTCACCCACCTTGTGGGACATTTCGATATTTCATGGTCCTGATTGACGCATCGACCAGATGGTCGCATGTTTGTCTATTATCATCTAGAAACTTGGCACTTGCAAGATTATTGGCCCAGATCATAAGACTGAGAGCCCACTTTCCAGATTTTCCACtaaagactatacgtcttgacAATGCAAGTGAATTCAGTTCCCGAGCTTTTAATGATtactgtatgtccatggggggTAAGTGTGGAACACTCCGTGGCACATGTACATACACAGAACGGATTGGCCGAATCCTTCATTAAAAGAATCCAGTTGATTGCTCGACCATTACTCATGAGGTCGAAGCTACCAGTATcagcttggggacatgcagTTTTACATGCTGCTGAATTGATACGAATAAGGCCATCCAGTGAACATAAATATTCTCCATCTCAATTACTCTCAGGTCATGAGCCAGACGTGTCCCATATTAAAACATTTGGATGTTTTGTGTATGTTCCTATTGCACCACCACAGAGAACAAAAATGGGACCTCAAAGGaggatgggaatatatgttggtttTGATTCTCCAACCATTATTAAATATCTTGAGCCTACTACTGGAGATTTATTTAAGGCCAGATATGCTGATTGTCATTTTGATGAATCAGAGTACCCAACATTAGGGATAGAAAATAACAAGCTGGGCAAAGAGATAATATGGAATCAAACATCCTTAtcatggcaagatcctcggactcaATCATGTGATTTAGAGGTCCAGAAAATAATTCATATGCAAAAGCTAGTTAATCAATTGCCTGATTCCTTTGCTGACCCGAAAAGAGTGACTAAGTCCTATATACCAGCTTGTAATGCACCAATAAGTATTGATGTCCAAGATGGACACAATCAAGTGGCTACTGAGTCTAAGGCACGCCTCAAGcgtggtagaccaattggttccaaagataaaagACCTCGGAAAacaaagaaaggtgcaaaagaaaccgaggtcatagatTGTCCAGACAAGGCCGAAATGGCTATGCCGTCAGTATCAACACTTGGGGTTCGGGACGCCGGGCCTCATGGTACTGAAGGCATTGATAATGATGAGATCTCGATTAATTACTTAATGTCTGGGACAAAATGGAACCGAAAAGATGTCGACATCGatgatatatttgcatataatGTAGCCCTTGAAATGATGGACTTAaatgaggatcatgaacccacgtcTATACTAGAGTGCACTCAAAGATCAGATTGGctaaaatggaaagaagccataaacgtggagttaGAATCATTTAAGAAAAGGAATGTCTTTGGATCGATTATCCGGACACCTTGTGATGTTAAACCAGTGGGATATAAGTGGGTATTTGTGAGGAAGAGAAATGAACATGGTGAAATTGTAAGATACAAAGCACGgcttgttgcacaaggattctcacaaatACCAGGCATCGATTATGAGGAGACATACTCCCCTGTGGTGGATGCAACTACATTTCGATTTTTAATAAGTCTGGCCATCAAAGAAAATTTGGATATGCGGTTAATGGATGTTGTAACCGCATACCTTTATGGTCCACTggataatgaaatatatatgagattacCAGAGGGTATTGAGCTTAAAGCTAACAAAGGTTCTCGAGAAGAACACTGCATAAGGCTGAACAAATCCTTATATGGACTTAAGCAAAGTGGTCGAATGTGGTACAATCGCTTGAGCGAGTACCTTGCCAAAGAAGGCTATAAGAACGACCCTATCACTCCATGTATCTTTATAAAGAAGTTTGCAAACAATGGATTTGTTATCATAgcagtgtatgttgatgatttgAACATCATTGGAACCTCTGGGGAAATCACCCAAACAGTTGAATGTCTCAAGAAagagtttgaaatgaaagacCAAGGTAAAACTAAAGTCTGTTTGGGATTACAACTTGAGTACATAAAAGGaggaatccttgtgcatcaaaaggCATATACAGAAAGAGTACTCAAGAGATTTAATATGGACCAGGCTCACCCATTGAGCAGCCCAATGGTTGTGAGGTCCCTTGGAGTGGACACTGACCCATTCGGTCCTAAGAAGGACGATGAGGACGTCCTGGGTCCTAAAGTGCCTTACCTCAGTGCCATAGGAGCGTTAATGTATTTGGCTAGCCACACTAGaccagatatatgttttgccGTCAACCTCCTAGCTCGTTTTAGTTCATGTCCGACCCAAAGGCACTGGAACGGAATTAAACATATCTTATGTTACCTTCAAGGAACTAAGGATTTGggtttattttatacaaatgaAACCAAAGATGGTTTAGTAGGCTTTGCTGATGCAGGCTACTTATCTGATCCACACCGTGCTCggtcccaaaccggctatgtgtTCACTCATGGTGGTACTGCAATATCATGGCGTTCCATGAAACAGACTATAGCAGCCACTTCATCTAATCACTCAGAAATCTTAGCCATGCATGAGGCAAGTCGTGAGTGTGTATGGTTGAGGTCCATGACCCAACACATCCGATCAGATAGTGGTATGGTCGAGGACAATGGTCCGACCATCATATATGAGGACAATGCAGCCTGCATTGCTCAACTCAAAGATGGGTATATCAAAGGTGACCGGACCAAACATATTTtacccaagttcttcttcacccatgaGTTGCAGAAATCCAAGGAGGTCAATGTCGTCCAAATCCGGTCTAgtgagaactcagccgacctcttcaccaAGTCACTTCCCACCAGCACATTCAAGAAGCTCATGAAGCAGATTGGCTTGCGTAGATTCAAGGACCTTCAGTGATGTCcaaatcagggggagtaatgtgtgttgtactctttttccttaactatggttttgtcccaatgggttttcctagtaaggttttaatgaggcaacgtTAGCACATTACAAGCCCgatatggttatggcatccaagggggagtgttataaaccatAGTATGGTTTGTGTGGATTGCCTATAACCAAgaccaaggaggtttacatccgaccCGTCTATTCGATCCGTCTACATTCCGCCCGAGACTTGTCAAGATGAAGACCCATTCAACCGAAGCATTTATGAGCTTTGACCAAGTCTTGATATTGTATTGAATGTAGTCAAAGTGTATTCATTGTGTAGATTCTCCATTGATGTAAAACCTTATGTGACAACCACTATATATAAGTGGCAAGAGCTAATGAGAAAGACACAACTTTCACAGCAACACTTCTCTCATTTCATAACACTCTCGTTCTATTGACACTAAAAACCATGCATATTACATAAAATGTGTTTGCGACAATTCGTCCATGGACCCCGACTCGCATTCTTAAAGAGCATCGATCATAATTCCTCGAATGTGAGTTTTCACTGACTCCTCCATATAAATTATCGATGTGCTTGACATTCTTTAAACCCAAGATTTCACCTTTTAATAACTTTTTCAAGAGGACAAAATGTCACTAATAGACCTACAGATGAAATTATCATGtaacttaattatattttcgtaattttatgataataaaACCTTAACAGTCATTCTATTAAAAACagatagaatttttttaaaataaactttagcTCATGATTTCCTTAATACAGGCAAGTCATATTATTTTGCATTTTCTGGATTAGAAAACACTAAAAACAATTATAGTGAACTATTTTATCATAAGTTGCTAGAGGAAGAaagttgaccaaaaaagaatgttattgtcttttttatttgtacatgaTCCTTGACTCCCATGCCGGATTAGAGTGAGcatttggtttttggtttggttctcaTTCAGTTCTTTTGACTTTTTGGTTTTTATGGTTACAGATTTAGGATCCGTTcgagtatttaaaaaatttggtttgactattttgttttttggttcGAATTGGATAACAAAGTTAAAAACCGCCTAATATCCAAGATAATTTAGATCTCATTCGGTTATGGTTTTTAGGTTAATTCGggtaaaaaagtaaaagaaaatggAGTTTTCTGgatttaaatatcatatttcTAGCtagattaaaaatttagataatttggataattttaattgttttggaTAAAACATATTCTGGTTAAAAGtatatcaattatattatagaaatttggGTAATCATTCAGTTGACTTTGGttcgattttattttttgttttaaaaatataggacCGATCGAAAAATTGATAGGATTCAAACTCAAATTGAATCTCATTTTACAGTCGATTGGTTTTATAGCTccagattaaaatatttttatggatagtttggtttataattagtactagattttgacccgtgctTTTAAAGCACGtaattattttcctttatctttttttaaattgacaaatatttaataaatgtcatattttcatatatttgtttttttataaaagacttaagctttttatctttatttatcgtgtttcattttaaatgagtataggcatgatacaatatccggaccctaagaaccaacccaaaaccgacccaaaaatcagggtcctgAGCCCGATCAGATCCGGGGTAAATATCCaaatgaattctaaattgctatatccgaagaatcgatccgaacccgatccgaaccgagaaccaaatgagtacccgaagatacccgaaatgtgaatatatatctaaaaatatatgttataattatatttataattattttaatattttaaattaatatcataagttaactatagtagtcgtttttagtacttttgagtattttaggataaaatatgatagtttggataaaagtttacccaaaaaaactgtataaaattgatatttttggttacttttggttacttttgagtaatttggatacaaaaatttgaaccgaatcggatactttggttactctgagtataaataaccgaacccgttttagatattttggttatttggttatttttcaggttcttatgcatgagaaccgaacccactcgaacccgatccgaaaaaaagaaaaattgaatctaatttgttaatcggcccaaatggcctaAAAGAGATGATGTGAGCAATGAGCTGGATTTAAAAAAAGTGACAcgatatagatgtgttattaatattacttgattgcccttaatgaaatatgcaatgttattaaagaaatgagtatttttagtaaaaaagccaataggatcctgctttaatagtatagatttttagaatatttgtaattttaaaattaaatagaattaaTATTTGAAGTATATAAACTGTGTTTTGGATAATCAGATACACATTGGTTCACGATTTAATTTGGTTTGTTTCTCggttctaaaaataaaatcgtTTGAATATTTGAAAGTTTTGGGTATATTTTTTCAGTTCGGTTTATACGCCCAAGTGATAGCGTAGTGCTAACAATTAAGGCTGCTGAACActttaaattaaatgtcaacTTCCCACCTTAAAACCACTTGCTGCTGAGGGGAGAGAGAGGGCCAGATCACACTTATATATAAGATCTACATGTATCTTCCCTCACACCGacacaaaaacataaatatacacTAAGAAGAACAAGATGGACAATCTGAGGTTATGTGAAGCAAACAACGCTCCTCTAACGCCCATAACGTTCTTGAAGAGAGCTTCAGAATGTTATCCAAATAGAACTTCCATAATCTATGGAGAAACTCGTTTCACATGGCCTCAGACCTATGACCGTTGCTGTCGTCTCGCTGTTTCTCTCCTATCTCTTAACATCGCCAAGAATGATGTCGTATGTCTCTCTCTGCAAcaaatctttttatttgtttgtttaaagtttattattttgttcaaaaaaagtTTATTATGTATAGTAGGTTTTATCAAACAAATCTGAATATAAGAAATAATTCTATTTCACTTTAACTTGGATATACGACTATGAGACATGACATAAATATGTGTTTAGGTATCCGTTCTTGCCCCAAACATACCGGCCATATATGAGATGCACTTCGCTGTTCCCATGGCTGGAGCTGTCCTTAACCCTATCAACACCCGCCTCGACGCAAAATCCATCGCCGCAATCTTCCGCCACGCACAGTCCAAGATATTATTCGTAGACCGCAACCTAGAGACCTTAGCTAGAGCCGCGCTCTATCTACTACCCGACGAAGAACAGCTGAACCTGCTGGTCATATTCATTGACGAGCCTGATTGCCCTAAGAGGGTTTCGTCCAATGAGTTAGACTACGAGGGGCTCATCCGTACGGGAGAACCTTCGTCCTCCTTGGTTGCACGTATGTTCCGTATTCAAAACGAGCAGGATCCCATCTCGTTAAACTACACATCGGGTACCACGAGCGAACCAAAAGGTGTGGTGGTTAGCCACCGTGGAGTGTATTTGAGCTCTCTGAGCGTGATTATGGGCTGGGAAATGGGGACATTCCCGGTCTACCTTTGGACTCTGCCTATGTTTCATTGCAACGGATGGAATCTCACATGGTCGGTGGCAGCACGTGGGGGCACCAACGTCTGTATCAGGCATGTGTCTGCCCCGgagatttataaaaacatagAATTGCATGGCGTGACGCATATGTGTTGTGTTCCTACAGTCTTCAACATTTTGCTTCAAGGAAATCCACTTGACATGTCACAAAGGTCCAGGCCGGTTCAGGTTTTGACC of the Raphanus sativus cultivar WK10039 unplaced genomic scaffold, ASM80110v3 Scaffold2667, whole genome shotgun sequence genome contains:
- the LOC108815333 gene encoding uncharacterized protein LOC108815333 gives rise to the protein MSKINNLEFAALNLSGDNYLQWALDTKILLRSKSLGDTITEDTEPSVKDKYQAIVIIRHHLAKGLKDQYLTIEDPLELWTELKNRYDHQKTVILPKALYDWRNLRIQDYKSVEEYNSVMFKIVSKLKLCGETVTDADMLEKTFSTFHTSNMLLQQHELRPPGAKALPEAHAAIEPKDETPKESYRGRMRGRRRWQGSNRGFQPRGRGFQPRGRGFQPRDHLGRSRGRGYSRGHHASHGYKSDFKTHGSTKTPCYRCGMTNHWANRCRTPQHLVKLYQESIKGKDPVANWVHHDDENDLDHENDQADYETSDLLKSG
- the LOC130505883 gene encoding probable acyl-activating enzyme 12, peroxisomal, with protein sequence MDNLRLCEANNAPLTPITFLKRASECYPNRTSIIYGETRFTWPQTYDRCCRLAVSLLSLNIAKNDVVSVLAPNIPAIYEMHFAVPMAGAVLNPINTRLDAKSIAAIFRHAQSKILFVDRNLETLARAALYLLPDEEQLNLLVIFIDEPDCPKRVSSNELDYEGLIRTGEPSSSLVARMFRIQNEQDPISLNYTSGTTSEPKGVVVSHRGVYLSSLSVIMGWEMGTFPVYLWTLPMFHCNGWNLTWSVAARGGTNVCIRHVSAPEIYKNIELHGVTHMCCVPTVFNILLQGNPLDMSQRSRPVQVLTGGSSPPAALVEKVQRLGFQVLHVYGLTEATGAVLFCEWNDEWNRLPEKQQMEMKARQGVGILTLADVDVKNTKTQESVPRDGKTMGEIVMKGSSLMKGYLKSPKATSEAFKHGWLNTGDIGVIHPDGHIQIKDRSKDIIISGGENINSVEVENVLYKYKKVLEAAVVAMPHPMWGETPCAFVVLEKRKTSQGDCDDQFMTRECDLIKYCRENLPHFMCPKRVVFMGELPKNGNGKILKHKLRNIAKSLVLNDDNTIGIKH